One region of Triticum aestivum cultivar Chinese Spring chromosome 6B, IWGSC CS RefSeq v2.1, whole genome shotgun sequence genomic DNA includes:
- the LOC123136476 gene encoding abasic site processing protein HMCES produces MCGRARCTLSAAQAARAFGFPTTTSAAAGGGGGGDGGGDAPAVRTLQMDRFRPSYNVTPGAYLPVGTLRARAAGGEGRAEEQGPVIQCMKWGLVPSFSSKTDKPDHFRMFNARSESVKEKASFRRLIPKNRCLVAVEGFYEWKKDGSKKQPYYIHFRDERPLVFAALFDTWTNSDGETLHTFTILTTHVSTSLKWLHDRMPVILGDEDSVNAWLNNSSVKLEEITVPYEGTDLVWYPVTTAMGKTSFQGPDCIKEVKIGPSEKPISNFFTKKAAASVKPEKAHGELAETQAFKTTKEECGDDSGEDPSNKTEQQQQASSEKQSAIKNEPVTLDPQIFYKADEGIKKEDGMLPEDPVQERDPFGIKRKIEDAGVEAEMEMEKSGRSPVTPARKKEKGPKDGQASLFSYFPKK; encoded by the exons ATGTGCGGCAGGGCCAGGTGTACCCTCAGCGCGGCTCAGGCAGCCAGGGCCTTTGGCTTCCCGaccaccacctccgccgccgccggcggaggcggcggcggcgacggaggaggagaCGCCCCCGCCGTACGGACGCTCCAGATGGACCG GTTCCGGCCGTCGTACAACGTGACACCCGGGGCGTACCTGCCGGTGGGGACCCTgcgagcgcgggcggcgggcggGGAAGGACGTGCGGAGGAGCAAGGGCCTGTTATCCAGTGCATGAAGTGGGGGCTCGTCCCCAGCTTCTCAAGCAAGACCGACAAGCCCGACCATTTCAGGATG TTCAATGCCAGGTCAGAATCTGTAAAGGAAAAGGCTTCGTTTAGGCGACTTATCCCGAAGAATAGATGTCTTGTTGCAGTAGAAGG GTTCTATGAGTGGAAAAAGGATGGATCCAAAAAGCAACCATATTACATTCATTTCCGGGATGAGAGGCCTCTTGTGTTTGCTGCCCTCTTTGACACTTGGACAAATTCAGATG GAGAGACCCTCCATACATTTACTATTTTGACTACCCATGTTTCAACTTCTTTGAAATGGCTTCATG ATAGAATGCCGGTAATCTTGGGCGATGAAGACTCTGTTAATGCTTGGTTGAACAATAGCTCCGTGAAGCTGGAAGAAATAACTGTACCCTATGAAGGAACTGATTTA GTTTGGTATCCAGTGACAACTGCAATGGGGAAAACATCATTTCAGGGTCCTGATTGCATCAAAGAG GTGAAAATAGGACCCAGTGAAAAGCCAATTTCAAATTTCTTCACCAAGAAAGCAGCCGCATCAGTGAAGCCAGAGAAGGCACATGGAGAGTTGGCAGAAACACAAGCTTTCAAGACCACAAAAGAGGAGTGTGGCGATGATTCAGGCGAAGACCCATCGAACAAAACAGAGCAACAACAACAGGCTTCTTCGGAGAAGCAAAGTGCCATTAAGAATGAACCCGTCACTTTGGATCCCCAAATTTTCTATAAAGCCGATGAAGGTATTAAGAAAGAAGATGGGATGCTGCCCGAAGATCCAGTCCAGGAGCGTGATCCTTtcggcatcaagaggaagatagagGACGCTGGAGTcgaggcggagatggagatggagaagaGCGGGAGATCGCCGGTCACCCCTGCGAGGAAAAAGGAGAAGGGCCCGAAGGATGGGCAAGCGTCGCTGTTTTCCTACTTTCCAAAGAAGTAG